AGGTTTACTCTTTATTCTGCTCTTTTCTGTAATCATCAAAATCAGGAAGTGCATTTAGAACCACCCCGTCATGTGATAATACAGTTTTCACTGTATCAATAATAACTTTAATATCCATCCAAAAAGTCAGATGCTCAACATAGTAAACATCGTATTCAAATTTCTTTTCCCAGGAAATAGCATTTCTGCCATGCGCCTGAGCATAACCTGTAAGTCCCGGCCTGACACTGTGACGAAGTCTTTCTCTCTCATTGTAGTATGGAAGATACTTGACAAGAAGCGGCCTTGGACCGATAAAACTCATATCTCCTTTAAGGATGTTGAAGAACTCCGGAAGTTCATCAAGGCTTGTTGCTCGCAGTTTCTTGCCAAAGCTCGTGAGTCTGACTTCATCAGGAAGGAGATTTCCGTTCTCATCTTTCTCATCAGTCATAGATCTGAATTTGTACATTCCAAAAATCTTCTCATCCTTACCCGGTCTCTGCTGCTTGAAAATTATTGGGTTTCCAAGTTTGACTCTGACAAGCACAGCCAGTATCAGATAAAGCCAGCTAAATAGAATTATCACCAAAAGAGATAAAACTATATCGAGTATTCTTTTTATATATTTTTTGTACATATATACCTCAGCAAGTAGTCAATGAAACTTCTGCTGCACTAAACTCGTAATTACCTCGTTAAGTGCACAGAAGTGGTTCGCACTAGCTTCGAAAGAACCTCAGCAAGTGCTCTACACAAAGCACCTTTTAACAGCTTCTATGATCACATCCTGCTGCTCTTTAGTCATCTTGTTATCACTTGGAAGACAGAGACCTCTCTCAAAAATATCCATACCTACATCAGGTACAGCTCCCTCGTTGATATATGCATTGCTTCTGGCTCTTCCATTTCCACTCTCTGTAATAAATGGATTCATTCTGTATACAGGCTGCATATGCATAGGTTTCCAGATTGGTCTTCCCTGCGCATTGAGCCTTGAGATAGCATCAAGAATCTCTGTAGGGCAGCTCTTGCCAGGCTCAGATGCATAGAGAGCATCCTTTTCACCGCGGACCTGTTTACACATTGCGTCTTTATCAATAAGAATGCATGAAAGCCAGAAATTAGGCTCGCTGTTCTTATCATCAAACGGATTCATAGTAACGGGAAGATCCTTGAATCCTTCCTTGTATCTCTCATAAATAGCTTTTTTCTGAGAAATGTGCTCTTCAAGATAAGGAATCTGCCCCCTTACCACACCGGCAACAACATTACTCATACGATAGTTATAGCCAAGCTCTTCGTGCTGATACCAGGGCGCATCCTCTCTTGCCTGTGTTGACCACTTGCGAACCTTATGTGCATCTTCCAGGTTATTTGTCAGGAACATTCCTCCTGCTGAACCTGTGATGATCTTGTTTCCGTTAAAAGAAATGATTCCGTAATCACCAAGAACACCAGTCTGCTGTCCTTTATAAGTAGCTCCAAGTGATTCTGCTGCATCCTCAACGATAAGAGCTCTGTGCTTATCACAAATAGCACGTATTTCATCCATCTTACCAGGAGTTCCATAGAGATGAGCAATTACTACAAGTCTGACCTCAGGGTAAATCTCAAACGCTTTCTCAAGAGCCTTGGGATTCATATTCCAGGTGTCATATTCAGTATCAATAAATACAGCCTCTCCACCCTCATAGGCAATTGGATT
The sequence above is a segment of the Butyrivibrio proteoclasticus B316 genome. Coding sequences within it:
- a CDS encoding sugar transferase, giving the protein MYKKYIKRILDIVLSLLVIILFSWLYLILAVLVRVKLGNPIIFKQQRPGKDEKIFGMYKFRSMTDEKDENGNLLPDEVRLTSFGKKLRATSLDELPEFFNILKGDMSFIGPRPLLVKYLPYYNERERLRHSVRPGLTGYAQAHGRNAISWEKKFEYDVYYVEHLTFWMDIKVIIDTVKTVLSHDGVVLNALPDFDDYRKEQNKE
- a CDS encoding DegT/DnrJ/EryC1/StrS family aminotransferase translates to MEMKPFEETVYLSSPTMHGDEIKYIQEAYDTNWMSTIGANINEAEKMICQKVGCADAVALSAGTAALHLAIKLAGERLYGQARVGHGTLEGHKVFCSDMTFDATVNPIAYEGGEAVFIDTEYDTWNMNPKALEKAFEIYPEVRLVVIAHLYGTPGKMDEIRAICDKHRALIVEDAAESLGATYKGQQTGVLGDYGIISFNGNKIITGSAGGMFLTNNLEDAHKVRKWSTQAREDAPWYQHEELGYNYRMSNVVAGVVRGQIPYLEEHISQKKAIYERYKEGFKDLPVTMNPFDDKNSEPNFWLSCILIDKDAMCKQVRGEKDALYASEPGKSCPTEILDAISRLNAQGRPIWKPMHMQPVYRMNPFITESGNGRARSNAYINEGAVPDVGMDIFERGLCLPSDNKMTKEQQDVIIEAVKRCFV